The following proteins are co-located in the Clostridiales bacterium genome:
- the neuC gene encoding UDP-N-acetylglucosamine 2-epimerase (hydrolyzing): MRRKLCIVTGTRAEYGLFVPLLKKLRAEASFQLQLVAAGMHLSPEFGLTYRRIEGDGFRIDRKVEMLLSSDTPIGTSKSMGLGIIGFAEAFQELEPDLVILLGDRFEILSAAQAAMIARVPIAHIAGGDLTEGAFDDAIRHSITKMAQLHFVTNEFSWKRVRQLGENPEYIFHVGSPGIDRIKSMELMGRRELEEKLRLTFRSKNLLITFHPATLEEQEPGRQFWELLTVLHELGPDVGLIFTKPNADPGSRELIRLLEDFSSSRSNVSVFPDLGDLLYLSLMSQADMVVGNSSSGVYETPSFQIPTVNIGDRQKGRLFASSVICCKPERREIEKAIGLAFEMDCTDAVNPYGLGDSAQQITAILKSIPDYKSLVKKKFFDLPAQE, encoded by the coding sequence ATGAGACGCAAACTTTGCATTGTAACAGGCACCAGAGCGGAATATGGCCTATTTGTACCATTACTGAAGAAGCTCCGCGCAGAGGCGTCATTTCAGCTCCAGCTCGTTGCAGCAGGAATGCATCTGTCTCCTGAGTTCGGATTGACTTACCGGAGAATCGAGGGTGATGGGTTTCGGATCGACCGAAAGGTGGAAATGCTGCTTTCCAGCGATACGCCCATTGGCACCTCAAAATCCATGGGGCTTGGTATCATAGGGTTTGCAGAAGCATTTCAGGAGCTTGAACCCGATCTGGTGATTCTACTGGGAGATCGTTTTGAGATTCTATCTGCCGCGCAGGCGGCAATGATTGCCAGAGTTCCGATTGCACATATTGCGGGAGGCGATCTTACAGAAGGCGCATTCGACGATGCCATCAGGCATAGCATAACGAAGATGGCGCAACTTCATTTCGTTACAAATGAATTCTCATGGAAGCGCGTGAGGCAGCTTGGTGAAAACCCGGAATACATCTTCCATGTGGGAAGTCCTGGTATTGACAGGATCAAAAGCATGGAGCTTATGGGTAGGAGGGAGCTGGAGGAGAAATTGCGCCTTACGTTTCGATCCAAAAACTTGTTGATCACCTTCCATCCAGCCACGCTGGAGGAGCAGGAGCCCGGCAGACAATTTTGGGAACTGCTGACTGTGCTTCATGAACTAGGACCAGATGTGGGACTGATTTTTACAAAGCCCAATGCAGATCCCGGCAGCCGTGAACTCATTCGCCTGCTTGAGGACTTTTCGTCTTCTAGATCCAATGTTTCCGTTTTCCCTGACCTTGGAGATTTGCTTTATCTAAGCCTGATGTCGCAAGCTGATATGGTGGTTGGAAATTCTTCCAGCGGTGTTTATGAAACACCTTCCTTTCAGATTCCTACCGTTAACATCGGGGATCGGCAGAAGGGCAGGCTTTTCGCATCTTCCGTTATCTGCTGCAAGCCAGAACGGCGCGAAATTGAAAAAGCCATTGGTCTGGCCTTTGAAATGGACTGTACAGACGCAGTAAATCCATACGGACTGGGAGACAGTGCTCAGCAGATTACAGCCATTTTGAAGTCGATTCCAGATTATAAATCCTTGGTCAAAAAAAAGTTTTTCGATCTGCCTGCGCAGGAGTGA